The sequence below is a genomic window from Neodiprion lecontei isolate iyNeoLeco1 unplaced genomic scaffold, iyNeoLeco1.1 ptg000063l, whole genome shotgun sequence.
GTCCTCGTGCCCAAGCGTACGAACATAGCCTTCCCTATTAAAATTAGTGAAGATAGTATCAAAGAAGGATATGTACCCCTTCTTGACAGTTGCAAGGGAGTCTATATAGGGAACGCTATTGTTAAGGATGACGGAGGTTGGGCAACGATCCGCGCGGTAAACACCACGGAGGAGGACAAACTTATACCAGTCCCCACCGTAGAACTGTTGGATACGAGCGAAGCAATACCGTTAGGGGAGACCGAACACATTACCATAAACAAATGTTCGATAACAGACGTTACTGACTCCTACGAGAAACTCTCTAGACGCTCCGAAACtattacgaaattattgaGATTAGATCATCTTAACGATGAGGAAAAAGACAGTGTAGCCAGGATAGTTCGAGAAAACGCAGATGTCTTTCATCTGCCGGACGACAAGCTCCGATGCACAGGTGTCATGAAACATAAAATAGCTACCACCGATGACCTACCGGTACACACTAAGCAATACAGATTCCCGCCCGTCCACAAGGACGAAATAGCTAGGCAGGTGACCGAAATGGAACAGAATGGCGTAATCAAGCCATCGGTATCGCCTTATAGTTCGCCACTTTGGATCGTACCGAAAAAGGCCGATTCGAAGGGAAATAAGAGATGGAGGATCGTGATAGATTATcgtaaattgaacgaaaaaacgaTAGGTGACGCATATCCGTTGCCCAACATCACTGAAATCCTTGACCAGTTAGGGAATGCCCGGTATTTTTCGGTATTCGATTTAGCATCGGGCTTTCATCAAATACAAATGGACGAGAAGGACGCTCCCAAAACCGCCTTCTCGACACCGCACGGGCATTATGAATTCACGCGTATGCCATTCGGGCTGAAGAATGCGCCAGCTACTTTCCAGAGACTAATGGACCAAGTGTTGTTAGGATCGCAGGGTATAGAGCTGTTCGTATACCTGGATGACATAGTAATATACGCGTCTACTTTAGAAGAACACGAGCGAAAAGTCACGCGATTAATGAGTAGATTGCGGAAGGCAAACCTAGCCTTACAACCAGACAAGTGTGAATTTCTCAGACACGAAGTTACTTACTTAGGACACGTGATCAGCGACGTAGGTGTGGAACCGGACCCAAAGAAAATCGAgtccgtgaaaaaatttccagttcCCAAAAATGCTAAGAACATCAAGCAATTTTTAGGGCTAGCAGGTTATTACAGACGGTTCATACCGGGTTTTTCTAAAATCGCGAAACCGCTCACGAACCTTCTCAAAAAAGGGGAAAGCTTTGAATGGAAAGAACAACACCAATCAGCTTTTGAGTTTTTACGCGACAGGTTATGCGAGAAACCGATCCTGCAGTACCCAGATTTCGAGCGACCTTTCCTGGTCACAACGGACGCGTCCGGTTATGCAATCGGGGGTGTCCTGAGTCAGGGAGAAATTGGGAAAGATTTACCTATATCGTACGTATCACGGGTGTTAACATCAgccgaaaaaaattactctacGTTCGAGAAGGAACTTTTAGCAGTAGTTTGGTGCGTGAATTACTTTAGACCGTACCTCTACGGCAGAGAATTTACCGTAATATCTGACCAAAAAGCCTTGTCAtggtttcataaaaataaaagcccATGTGCACGACTCATTAGGTGGAAGACCCTCCTAGCTGAGTTTCAGtgcacaataaaatataaggaaGGGCGTGCGAATACGAACGCCGACGCCCTCTCCAGAAACCCGGTCGACGATACGGATCCAGCCCCGTTGGACCCCGAACTCGCGACCATACAGACACTAGAGTTAGATACGACAGACGAGACCGACACCACAAACGAAGACATTTTCGAGCTACCTCCGGTCACGACCGAAATGACAGGAGACCTATTTACAGTAGATGAAAATTTCTCGCTGGTGCATTGCGTAGCTGAGGACCTGCATATGGGAGCCGGCATCGCAGTGCAATTCCGGGAGAAATTTGGTAGACTTGACGAACTGAAACAACAGAACGCCAAGGTAGGTGAAGTGGCTCAGCTTCAGGTGGGCAGGCGCTTCGTTTATTatctaataacaaaaaaacgtaGCAACGATAAGCCTACGttgaaaaatctagaaaaagCCCTGATCCAGCTCAGGCGCacgtgtaaaagaaatgcAGACTATCGTCTCGCGATGCCCAGGATAGGTTGTGGTCTTGACAAACTGTCCTGGAAGACCGTAATAAAACTAATCAACAAGGTGTTCAAACAACCTTTcaagatacatatatacgcttTGCCTCCACCCAACGTTGAGACCACTGGGCCAACCTCGACAGACAATCGGGAAAGTTCACCTCTGGGACAGTTCGGAAACGAGCCGCCCCAATATCAAAGCACGGGTTTGGACCCTATAGTCGAAACGATGGAGCAGGAGAAGGGGGGGGACACCAGTAGAATTTCCCTTCCGGAAGCGTCGACGAGTTTAGATCACAGGGACAAAGCCTTTGACGTAATAGGCCAGGACACCCCTGTAGAAAATCAAGCAACCGATGCTGATGAAGACTCAGATTCAGGTTCTGAGCACGGTAACGAGCATGAATGCGTCGACAGCGACGTAAGCGACTCCGACGAAATCATAGAACCAGGTTCGCAGCCCTACGAGCTCGCTGCAGACCCCGAATTAAAGATCACTAGGAGTAAGGAGAACTTATCAATTCATAAAGGGAACATGGTCTGTTTCGTCTCGCAGCAGGGTGAACCTATAGACCGCGGAGCGCACGATCTATTCAGTAAATTCAAGATACCGAAATTAGAGGATTTAGCACTAGGAAGAGCTAGGCTAATACAAAAAGACAATAGAAACATTATATGTTTGCCAATCAAAGAATCAACAAAAAGGCACCTCGacagagaaatatttaaagaagCTCTGGCATCTCTGTTAGACGTAATTATGGAAATAGAGTTAGCAGAAATAGCACTAGCCAGAACAGCATTCATAGATAATATTTCGTGgaaggaaattttaaataggaTAAAAATCGCACTCAGCGATTGTCCTTGCACGCTGACTATTTACGAAGACTTAATTCAAACTCCGGCGGAGGAGCTTAGGGCcggaattattcaagaaaatcatGAATCTGCGTTGGGGGGTCACAAGGGCGTGACCAAAACTTACCGTAGAATTAGACAAAAGTACGCATGGCCGAATATGAAACGCCAGGTACAAGATTATATAGGCAGGTGTTGGCAGTGCGCCACTAGGAAGCTCACGCGAGTAAAGCATAAGCAACCAATGGTAATAACAGATACTCCTGACGCTGCCTTTGAGAAAATCTCCATGGACGTTGTGGGCCCTCTGCCCATTACAAAACGAGGAAATAGTCATATTTTAACAATCCAAGACCTCCTCACCAAATACTCGCTAGCAATCCCGTTGAAAGAAACCGACTCGGTGGCAATCGCTGATGGCTTGGTAAAAAACTTCATTTGTATTTACGGCGCACCCCGTCATATCCTCACGGATCAGGGCGCCAATTTAACTAGCTCACTGATGAAGGCGATCACAAAGCGATTTAGAATAACACAAAACAGGACCACAGCTTTCCACCCGCAGTCAAATGGTTCGATCGAAAGGTCACACCACGTTCTAATAGAATACTTGAAACAGTTCGTCACAGACAAGAACGATTGGGACGAGTGGCTAGAGCTAGCAATGTTTTCATATAATACCAGTACTCATGAAAGCACAAGGTTTTCACCGTACGAATTAGTGTTCGGCCGAGAGGCAAGAGTGCCCTCGAGCTACGCAGCAATAGAAACCATATCAGATGGGACGTACGAAGGCTACTTGTTAgatttatgtaaaaatctCCATGAAATACAGACTCTCGCAGCAGAGAATTTAACTCAAGCAAAACACAAGTATAAACGTTActatgataataaaatcaaattgctACAATTAAAACCAGGAGATCTGGTGTTCCTCCTAAAGGAGCCCAGAAAGAACAAATTCGCTGACCATTATACTGGTCCGCACGAAGTAATAGAAGTTCTTcccaataataatgtaaaaattcttgttaAAAATAGAACTAGGGTGGTCCACCTGGACAAACTGAAAAAGGCAAAGGCATAATCGCACCTATCCTTTATTATTCTGTCCACAGGAATCACTAGAAAGTAAgaacacaataatataatgaagctCCCGGCTAATGAGGAAGACGATCATCTCGAAGtagttttcattgaaaagcCGCAGACACTACCATACCCAGTCACAAACATTAAAATCATAATGTACAAGGTTACAATAACACTATATTTTAAGGCCAATGAAGCTTTCAAGTCATTACTTagggaaatgataaaaataacagatttgGGTGAAGGCGACTACAGAacgtattataaaagaattcgCAGCCAAAGAGGCATAGTAGATCAAGTATTAGATGTGTTTTTCGCCCGCCCGGACGAAACCCACATATCAGTGCTATTTCACCCAGACCTGAACGAAGCGTACACATACGTAGGTAAAGGCATGGACGGCGAAGTGTCCAAGTACACCGTCTCCGGCCCAATTGTTAACTATGTAGGCAGTCAGATGTTCAAAGACGccgtataattttgtacactAAGCAGATTTAAGAGTAGACGTCAGAATTTATAGGTACTATGACATACGTTACAGGGTCAATGCAAACCCCAGCCATGAGGTCCGTCCTCGTACTCCTCACTACCATTTGTTGGTTGAAGGGGGCCCATGCATTAATCGGGTATGACTGTGGCGGAGCTGCCCTTAACGTAACAACTATAAATCTACTAGACATCGACCAATGTGATTTGGAACACGACAAGACacaaaacgaacgaacgtttATACAATTGCTCCAACTCACGGAACACAAACAGGCGCAAGTCTTACAATGCAAAGTGGAGATCGACAGAACAGTTTACCGATGCGGACAATTTTCACACAACTCGGTGACCGACGGAGGAAGAAAGGCTTACCTTCCAAGAATCTCAAGGGAAGCATGTGAGACGCTACATCGCACAGGTACGCTAACCCTCGGGTCACAGACGCATTTGGTCGAGATCCCAACAAACGTAACGACGCTACGCGACGCCACCTTGGCCGGCAGCCTTACCTCTGACGGAACCTGCCAAGGGCAATATTACAATGACGGTTATGGACAGTGGGAAAGCGCTGTCGTGCAGGCAGTAATCAAGATTTCGGTCTACTCGTACACGGCGAACGTCAAGATCTCCAACAACCAAATTCTGCTGAAGAGTGGAACAACCTGCCCTTTTGGAGACGGGCAGTGCATCGACGATGAGGGTGGCCATACCTACTGGACAACAACGCCCCTCgacgaatgtaaatttgacaaatacgaCGTACTATACACGGGATACGCAGACCGAACGAACGCGACGGACTCTCCAACCGTTTACTCGCTACAGACGGGTGACACAACCTTTGCGCTAATGGAAAGGTCCAGAGCCACCATTTGCGGCTATAAAATCATAAACACAGAGCACCCCCGTCTATTTATCTTTGAGACCAATCCAACGGAAGTCTTCAAACAACGATCAAGATTAGCAGTATCAAACATCGACATCTTTTCGtacatcaattcaaaattcatttatgtagaaaaacacaTCAGGACGCAGACCACCAACCTATACAGGGACGTGATCGAGCAGAAATGTAAATTAGAACAACAGgtgctgaaaaatgcattaAATCTCGCTGAATTATCACCTGACAGTTTTGCCTTTAACCCAATGAAGGGCCCCGGCTATTTTGCAACAATAGCCGGCGAAGTAATCTATATCATGAAATGCATCCCAGTAGAAGTGGAATTCCGCAAGACGGCAGAATGTTACAATGATCTTCCTGTGAATCACCAAAATGAGAGCATGTTCCTGCGACCCAAGTCGAGGATTCTCGTGAAGACCGGAACCAGGAGGAGCTGCAACGAGGTCGTGCCGCCAATGTTTAAGGTAGAAGAGACGTGGTACAAGTTCACACCTAGGGCATCCGAAGCCAAGGTACCGCAGAAACTCAAGCCCTTGACAAACATGAATTGGAAATATAGCAATCCTGGACCCCTGGGATCAAGCGGAATTTACACTGAGGAGGAATTGCAAGGATTACGGGAACACATCATGTTTCCGGCAGAAAAACCTGCACTACTCGACACTATATCCAGAGGCGCCCGAGGCGAGACCATCGGGACGGGAACAATCAATATGTATAACCTGTTAGACGAAAAGACTCTAACGCGAATAGCAGAATCAACGGCAAAAAGATTATTTACTGGATTCACCACTTTCGGGAGTGTTGTCGGAGGAATATGGGGGATCTGGGCCGTATGGGCACTGCTGAAATTCTTAATcgacacatgcatacatggtTACACGCTCCACACAGCATATGGATGCAGTTACCACTTGATAGCCTCACTGTGGGACTCGGTGACGCATCTGTTAATGCACCTACGAGGACAAAAGACCGATCAACCAATGACGACTGACGCCCAGGAGCAGACGGAAccactgaataaaataatttaccacgTTCCGTCACAGTCAATTCACTTTCCAGAAAATCTAGACTTGAATTCTGACATAGAGTTGAAGAAGCTCGAGGAAAGAGCACAACAGAGAGCAAAAGATCTTAACTTGGTTTAATGAACGCCGCTAAGATCttttacggaaataaaacttatttcCTTCAAATAAGGAGGGGGGTGTGACGTCCCCGGAAGAAcgtctaccatatacatatttttcctattatcatacTAAAACTGTTGCTCTCTTACCTCGAGTATACTACTATTAGCATAACACATACTTGTATTATACCTAAAATATAGGAATACATTACAATATCTCATAAGCGAAGAGCAAGGCAACATGGCGTACACGGCAGAAAGCACCAGGCAGCAAGCCATATTCACAGTCGTGCTaagaggccgccatcttggctcgcccgctcatcatatactacactatgagaaatacacgcacatcGCGCTATTTaggaatgtacacatatatatgcatactcataattatcatgccgtcttattacgaatgatgaaataaacgatataataaacaatcgtataaacttacccacaaatataacatattcatattacataaaaggagtacacgtcatcgacgcgcaaaagggaaaccttatcccttcatccgaaatacgccttcagcaggcctacgtgacattccgcacgtccagcgctcgaccacgtgcacttcttagaaataaccacatttgttagaataaataaataactgtaaccagagcggccagcgggactcgaagcacttaaacaaaggttcgtaggcgaaccctaacataaacacccgctgagcgttcatcctagtaaagataagattttgcatagttaagataGGCTCTAGACTAAACAGCCCCGGACCTCGGTACACTAAACAGAcggaagcaataaatcgtccaagtaccgAGAAGCACTTAAGAGGAAACATCGACGCGGCGATCCGATacccgaggagaaactgagccaaacaattccagcccaggccgacggaccgacgccaactcagaacaaaggccaagggtcgagcgggaaaaacctgttctactcgaccgccataaacagggatgaaagccagacccgcacttagccagggaccggtttacaacagggccataaaccagacaaccctcacagcatgacgccaggccccgaacacgtgcaagcaggcaggcagcgacaagtcggcgccggaccccgaacacgtgcacgcaggcaggcagcaacaggtcggacctaacgggactccgccaacaaagagccgcattccaaggctctgacgtcacgcgcgcctacgtgacaccgagcgcgtcaaggcgggccagcggcgcgcgcaccatcgccccgcgcatgcgcaccaggacactcgagagctgagacggtcgacgcttcgcaccctggacatcacttctcatccgcgcttcaagcagaccagtcgagttcttgtaaatctctacgagttacacagttagcttgcacgtttagaacttgtacacattcgctagttcttgtaaatctctacgagtcgcacagttgacttgcacgtttagaactagtatacattcgctatagcttaagcgctctgtttaacgtaaactcttaatatacgcgactagaatattaaatattgtaccctttttcgaattatctgtaacaatatactaaacacaaagatttatttcatcgagttctcatttcttgaacctaaaactagagtcagtgaatattccaaggtaattcccttttacccacattaacattggttgttagcggagacgctgacttaattaagcttgtaaaactagcttttccaagttaattaactcctacccctttctataatcggtagatgtcaaagtccagtaaacgtcacggtcgtaagaatagacatcgcgcaggccgacgactacgggctaagaagcaagctatattacaagccagaatcaaacgtatcaacggtccagtagagatccttccgatctatacacaacctagctctaacgaagaatcgggctctttctcgtcgcacgcatccagccaacccaaggttgaccacccgttctcaacccacggcgtagaacgtgaagtcatacagacggttactagagtcagcgaggggctgttatacgagcaaatcgacattaggaggaagctgttccctgtaccaaccgtatacgactgggtagaagagccggagttatcgacctggactccgaaccagagaccatctacctcgactaaaggtaagacgctcatttacgttaccccatatcatcctaaacgacgaatataatccatagcgggggcccgggtccctcaaataaaacagggctccgttattgcagtgtcgctccgcgtgcgtcaacgttaagaattgttttttttgttgactagtgcgtctgggacgtcacaggcaataaaatttctggtggcagcggtgggattcgtttaaaaattgatcttGTTAAAATCCGAattcaactaaaaataatcggtgcGAGTTATTAAAGACGAGATCCGCGAAAGTAGCAAAGACAGTGAACCGAACTTCGCAACACACGCGTAACGGGAGTAGCAAGAAAACTCACCTCAGCCGCAAAGAACGCGATCGGGACGAACGCACAAACTACGGACGGAATCGTGAAATAACGCTcgacaaatacaataaaagcGAATCACACGGGGACTCCACACGCTTGAgattatttctataaatagGATAAAGATTCACACGCGAAACCAATATGCCTATCGAAACTAGAACAGGTAGCAAAAAGGAAAGCGGCGCATCAGTAGATGATAGCTTACAACTTAAATATACGGAGACCGATATAGAATTCATAAAACAGGAGGTTTCCAATAAGGAAAAGAGGCTccaaaaggaaaaagaagcgTTAGAGGAACGTCAAGCAGAAATAGATAAGAAGTCAAAACATCTTAGCGAACAATTCAGACAACAAGAAGctgaattagagaaaaaacagCGCGCGATTGAATCGAGTAAAGACGCGGGGTTATCCgaagaagttcaaaagaaACTTGCCAGGCTCGCCGAGCTCGAGGCGAAAGAAATCGCGAACGCAAATACAAAAACGCAGCGGCACAACCCGACCGAGGGCCCCGCGCAAGACGTACCACATCCTACACAGCCAACAAAAGGCACagtagaagaaatcaaatatcCTACGCAGTTCAAAACGAGCAAGGTAGACGATTCTAAAAATCCTGCACAGCTCTCCGCGAGCGTGACAGACGTTAAAATTAGGGACACTAACGAAGCGACGGGCCGTTCGAAAATGGATGAACCGCGGTTAGGTCCTGTAGAGGACACACAGCTGTCCGAACTCCTCCGTAAGAAGGCAGAAATAGATCGGGAAGTACAACTTCTCGTAGCGCAAAATTCACGCGGCACAGATAGGGCAGTTACCCGAAGCATAGAATTAGCCACAGACGCTACATTTAGGGAACCCGGTCCAGTGTGTACGCGGAGTAAGGACGAATTAAGGTTAGAAGCAGAAATTCAGCACTTCAAAAAGAAggcagaaagaaagaaaggcgaCTTAAGAAAATCCGTGGCGCCTCAAAAACCTAACCCTGTGGACAGTTACCGCCCTGATCCACTCAGCAGAGGAGCGATTGGTAGAAACGCCCTCAATTCAGAAAATGATCACATTTCAATAAAGTCAGTGGTTTCCGTCCCAACTGACGATGAAGATTTGAATTTAGAAGCAGAAGCGTTAGCTAGAGAAGCGTTGATCAGACGCattcaaaaagaaaaccgcGAGAAACTCAAAAATCTACGCGGAGGAATAGCAGGTCCGGACCTGGGACCTCAAGAATTAGGTGAGCCAGGCGTGCCGGAAGAATTAGTCCTCGATAAGGACTTGGAAATACAATTACGCGAGCAAGAGATTTGGGAGCGCGAATTAGAATTGCAGGAGCAAGAACTCGCGTACCAGGCCGCGTTAGCAGATCCGTACCgggagagaaggaggaaaTTAGCTGAGCGCGAGGAACAGTTAAAGAAAAGGGAGCAGGCCCTGAAGGATAAGATCTCGGGAATCACCCGCCCCCAAGCTACTCAAGTCGTTAACACTGTGCAGGCACCCGTTCCTCCTACTCTGCCGTTAGCGGAGCAATCCATATCGGTTAAAGACGCGTTAGCGGTAGTCCCAAAatttgacgggaaaaacatCACCGTAATGCAGTTTAATCGGGCGTGCAAGAGGGCACTCGAGATGGTAACACCCAGCTTGGAGGGGTACCTCACGCGCCTCATCAGAAGCAAGCTCGCCGATCGAGCATACGCAGTAATCGAAGACGAGAGTTTTGCAACCCTGCAAGGACTCTTGGACAAACTCACGGAAGTGTTCGCGCCCATTAGATCCGCGAATCATTACCGTGGAGAGCTTGGTCAGCTGTATAAATACGCTGATGAACACGTGCTAGATTACATAGGGAGAACCCGCGACATAAAAACGGGATTAATAGAAGCGGAACGAAGAAAGAACCGCGAGCTAACCAACGCAGAGATAATCAGGTTAGATGAGGAAGTCTGCGAAGCATTTGTCGGCGGACTACCGAGCGACTGCCGGAATGCAGTATTGATCAAAGGTTACTCTAACTTGAAGACAGCCTACGAAAGGGCTATAGATGCCAGCAAGGCATTAGAATTAGATAGAGATCGGGCTAGGAGCCGCGGCGCGAGCAGGGCCGAGAGTAATAACGCAGAGCCGTGTAAACATTGCGGCCGTAGTAATCACCTAACCGATCAGTGCCGAGCGATTAGGAGACCCGCGGTAA
It includes:
- the LOC124295703 gene encoding caldesmon-like, translating into MPIETRTGSKKESGASVDDSLQLKYTETDIEFIKQEVSNKEKRLQKEKEALEERQAEIDKKSKHLSEQFRQQEAELEKKQRAIESSKDAGLSEEVQKKLARLAELEAKEIANANTKTQRHNPTEGPAQDVPHPTQPTKGTVEEIKYPTQFKTSKVDDSKNPAQLSASVTDVKIRDTNEATGRSKMDEPRLGPVEDTQLSELLRKKAEIDREVQLLVAQNSRGTDRAVTRSIELATDATFREPGPVCTRSKDELRLEAEIQHFKKKAERKKGDLRKSVAPQKPNPVDSYRPDPLSRGAIGRNALNSENDHISIKSVVSVPTDDEDLNLEAEALAREALIRRIQKENREKLKNLRGGIAGPDLGPQELGEPGVPEELVLDKDLEIQLREQEIWERELELQEQELAYQAALADPYRERRRKLAEREEQLKKREQALKDKISGITRPQATQVVNTVQAPVPPTLPLAEQSISVKDALAVVPKFDGKNITVMQFNRACKRALEMVTPSLEGYLTRLIRSKLADRAYAVIEDESFATLQGLLDKLTEVFAPIRSANHYRGELGQLYKYADEHVLDYIGRTRDIKTGLIEAERRKNRELTNAEIIRLDEEVCEAFVGGLPSDCRNAVLIKGYSNLKTAYERAIDASKALELDRDRARSRGASRAESNNAEPCKHCGRSNHLTDQCRAIRRPAVSRPVENRESCTLCGRSTHSTANCYKNNPPSSQQSTARSANVVECSYCKSIGHSYNECRKRRYHETNSRNNSGNGAGPSGNTGSPRVTRANAIETEEVETGPSAST